One window from the genome of Echinicola vietnamensis DSM 17526 encodes:
- a CDS encoding cytochrome-c peroxidase, which produces MGTVLLCLLMWACSKEEPEEPSTPNPVITLEHPEYFPNDVPMPANNPLTEEGVALGRMLFYEKQLSIDGTMACASCHQQAKAFTDGKKISTGVNGTPGDKNAMSLANLHWTSRFFWDGRAASLEEQALQPIEDHREMNLPIAEAVARLQADENYPERFEKAFGSNQITETMIGKALAQFMRTLISGDSRFDQWIRGEVEFTEQEQLGMELFFTHPEPSLHIRGGNCGDCHLGFLTSGDRNNLLGFHNNGLDQDAYLEEGLAAVTGLPKDKGKFKAPTLRNIALTAPYMHDGRFETLTEVLEHYDEHIQMNSTLDILILEASNETIAPGENIKLYLTDGEKEAILSFLHTLTDEKFITNPKFSDPFN; this is translated from the coding sequence ATGGGAACAGTACTCTTGTGCTTGCTGATGTGGGCCTGTAGCAAGGAAGAGCCCGAAGAGCCTTCTACGCCAAACCCAGTGATCACCTTGGAGCATCCCGAGTACTTCCCCAATGATGTGCCCATGCCGGCCAATAATCCGTTGACCGAAGAGGGTGTGGCACTCGGCCGAATGCTGTTTTATGAAAAACAACTCTCCATAGACGGCACCATGGCGTGCGCCTCTTGCCATCAACAGGCCAAAGCCTTCACGGACGGCAAGAAAATCAGCACTGGGGTGAACGGTACCCCTGGCGACAAAAATGCCATGTCACTGGCCAACCTGCACTGGACATCCCGGTTCTTTTGGGACGGAAGGGCGGCCAGCCTGGAGGAGCAAGCCTTGCAACCCATTGAGGACCATCGGGAAATGAATTTGCCCATAGCAGAAGCTGTGGCCCGACTCCAAGCCGACGAAAATTACCCTGAGCGATTTGAGAAAGCATTTGGCTCAAATCAAATCACGGAAACCATGATCGGAAAGGCCCTTGCGCAGTTCATGCGCACTTTGATCTCAGGTGATTCGAGGTTTGACCAGTGGATCAGGGGTGAGGTGGAATTTACCGAACAAGAGCAACTGGGGATGGAGCTTTTCTTCACCCACCCAGAACCTTCCCTGCACATTCGCGGCGGTAACTGCGGAGACTGTCACTTGGGCTTTTTGACCTCTGGTGACCGCAATAACCTTCTGGGCTTTCATAACAATGGCCTTGACCAAGACGCCTACCTTGAGGAAGGTTTGGCCGCAGTAACCGGACTTCCCAAGGACAAAGGAAAATTCAAAGCCCCTACCCTCCGGAACATCGCCCTTACAGCACCTTATATGCATGATGGACGGTTTGAAACACTAACGGAAGTCCTGGAGCACTATGATGAACACATCCAGATGAACAGCACGTTGGATATCCTCATTTTGGAGGCCAGCAATGAGACGATTGCTCCTGGAGAGAACATCAAACTATACCTGACGGACGGAGAAAAAGAAGCCATACTGTCCTTTCTGCACACCCTGACGGATGAAAAATTCATTACCAATCCGAAATTCTCGGATCCATTTAATTAA
- a CDS encoding MbnP family protein yields MKKIFIIVLTLIAFTGCNDQEETPSNIAVTFNFSHSLDGTPLALEGPAFALPSGESFTPRKFKYYVSNITFTNSTSGNRFSVPDGYFLIDEAGKKQFSVEIPSDRYDQLTFYIGIDKARNLSTDQVGDLDPSNDMAWNWNTGYKFFVLEGEWEFEGSARQGLIVHIGNNDPESEQNFKAIDFDLASAGKTLGKEVVVELDFEANLDQLFTAPHEIVVHDLENTSIMGGETAISIANNYQEGFFSLQ; encoded by the coding sequence ATGAAAAAGATATTCATTATTGTATTGACACTCATCGCCTTTACGGGCTGTAATGACCAAGAGGAAACCCCTTCAAACATCGCGGTGACCTTTAACTTTTCCCATAGCCTGGATGGCACTCCACTGGCCTTGGAGGGACCTGCCTTTGCCTTGCCTTCTGGCGAAAGCTTTACCCCGCGAAAGTTCAAATATTACGTTTCCAACATCACCTTTACGAACAGTACCTCCGGCAATCGCTTTTCGGTACCAGATGGCTATTTCCTGATCGATGAGGCAGGGAAAAAGCAATTCAGCGTAGAAATTCCCTCAGACCGTTACGACCAATTGACCTTTTATATCGGCATTGACAAGGCCCGAAACCTCTCCACTGACCAAGTGGGCGATTTGGATCCCAGCAACGACATGGCCTGGAACTGGAATACCGGCTATAAGTTTTTCGTTTTGGAGGGGGAATGGGAATTTGAGGGTTCAGCCCGCCAAGGACTTATCGTCCACATCGGTAATAATGACCCTGAAAGCGAACAAAACTTTAAGGCCATTGATTTTGACCTCGCGTCAGCCGGGAAAACCTTAGGAAAAGAAGTAGTGGTGGAGCTTGACTTCGAGGCCAACCTAGATCAGTTGTTTACGGCTCCTCATGAAATTGTCGTCCATGACTTGGAAAACACCAGCATCATGGGCGGAGAAACAGCCATCAGCATCGCCAATAATTATCAGGAAGGTTTTTTCAGCCTTCAGTAG
- a CDS encoding cytochrome-c peroxidase, with amino-acid sequence MKTTVTYRLILALAVGSLLSGCLQDAAETMKPNPEYYLPEVSATLQQPAFPQPSRNPISEEGVLLGKTLFYDPRLSANGQVACSSCHLPALAFGDGVDLTAAGVSGKTLHRHSPTLFNLAWHDGLFWDGGATNLESLVFGPLTHPDEMGADLNKVIPYLRESPAYPSLFKAAFQTDSITSALMGRALAQFVRTLISQDSRYDQWKRNEATLSEEEIQGYRLYQQHCSSCHKEGLFTDLRYHNNGLDQTYPDPYELEGLLLGRYRISFDEMDRGAYKTPSLRNLLFTAPYMHDGRFATLDEVLDHYEKGIQLNESLAPELENGIRLSHTEREALLAFLATLSDHQFIHNKAYQE; translated from the coding sequence TTGAAAACAACCGTCACATATCGCCTTATCTTGGCCTTGGCTGTGGGAAGTTTGCTCTCAGGATGCTTGCAAGACGCTGCGGAAACCATGAAACCAAACCCGGAATATTACCTTCCCGAGGTTTCTGCTACCCTGCAACAGCCAGCATTTCCACAGCCCTCCAGAAACCCCATTAGCGAGGAGGGCGTCCTATTGGGCAAAACCCTCTTCTATGACCCGAGGCTTTCGGCCAATGGCCAAGTAGCCTGTAGCAGCTGCCATCTGCCTGCGCTGGCCTTCGGTGACGGGGTAGACTTGACTGCAGCGGGGGTGTCCGGCAAAACACTCCACAGGCACTCCCCTACGCTGTTTAACCTCGCTTGGCACGATGGCTTGTTTTGGGACGGGGGAGCGACCAACTTGGAATCACTGGTTTTTGGTCCCTTGACCCATCCAGATGAAATGGGGGCAGACCTGAACAAGGTCATTCCATACCTGCGTGAAAGCCCAGCATACCCTTCGCTCTTCAAGGCTGCTTTTCAGACAGATTCCATTACCAGCGCCCTTATGGGCAGGGCCTTGGCCCAATTTGTCCGAACACTCATCTCTCAAGACAGTCGCTACGACCAATGGAAAAGGAATGAGGCCACCCTTAGTGAGGAAGAAATCCAAGGGTATCGCCTCTATCAGCAGCACTGCAGCAGCTGCCATAAGGAAGGCTTGTTTACCGACCTGCGTTACCATAACAACGGGTTGGACCAAACTTATCCTGATCCTTATGAACTGGAAGGCCTGTTGCTGGGGAGATACCGAATTTCTTTTGACGAAATGGACCGTGGAGCCTATAAGACCCCTTCATTGAGAAACCTCCTATTCACCGCTCCTTATATGCATGACGGGAGGTTTGCTACCTTGGACGAGGTGCTGGACCATTATGAAAAAGGCATACAGCTCAACGAAAGCCTTGCCCCGGAGCTGGAAAATGGCATTCGACTATCCCATACAGAGCGGGAGGCCCTTTTGGCTTTCTTGGCCACCCTCAGCGATCACCAATTTATCCATAATAAAGCTTATCAAGAGTAA
- a CDS encoding MbnP family protein gives MKNILNRLLVAFLVVGAMASCTNDTDDAMTIENQSALSIRIDHAFGEEAFELGKTFTTENGTALTFNELRYWISNVELTHENGTKYQVPESYYLVQHMKEQLVQDTFVLPDSVRETIVLKNIPDGTYTGVSFALGIDPEYNDDLTRTAGELNALQNMAYSSWMWFTSYIFSKTKGTVGQGEDAVEFAFETGSNDSFRTVSLQLASPVTVKTDAENVIRIKNDVQSLFAEITFDEALMSGTKYMIGASNPDMMMKLSNNYQAAFTAE, from the coding sequence ATGAAAAATATCTTAAATAGATTATTAGTAGCATTTTTAGTCGTTGGAGCCATGGCTTCATGTACCAATGACACTGATGACGCCATGACCATCGAAAATCAATCGGCGCTTTCCATTCGTATAGACCACGCTTTTGGGGAAGAGGCCTTTGAGCTTGGGAAAACCTTTACAACCGAAAACGGCACTGCGCTAACGTTCAATGAACTACGCTATTGGATTTCAAATGTAGAACTGACTCATGAAAACGGCACTAAGTATCAGGTACCTGAATCTTATTATTTGGTCCAGCACATGAAGGAACAATTGGTTCAGGACACCTTCGTGCTACCGGATTCCGTACGTGAGACCATTGTGCTCAAAAACATCCCCGATGGCACATATACGGGAGTCAGCTTTGCACTGGGAATAGATCCCGAATATAATGATGACTTGACACGCACCGCTGGTGAACTAAACGCCCTCCAGAATATGGCCTATTCTTCTTGGATGTGGTTTACCAGTTACATTTTCTCCAAAACAAAGGGTACTGTTGGTCAAGGAGAGGATGCCGTGGAATTTGCCTTCGAAACAGGTTCAAATGATAGCTTCAGAACGGTATCCCTCCAATTGGCAAGTCCAGTAACGGTAAAAACGGATGCCGAAAATGTCATCAGGATAAAAAATGATGTCCAATCATTATTTGCAGAAATTACATTTGACGAAGCATTGATGTCCGGAACCAAGTACATGATCGGGGCCTCCAATCCCGATATGATGATGAAACTTTCCAACAACTACCAAGCAGCATTTACTGCAGAATAA